A window from Primulina eburnea isolate SZY01 chromosome 2, ASM2296580v1, whole genome shotgun sequence encodes these proteins:
- the LOC140819875 gene encoding LOW QUALITY PROTEIN: uncharacterized protein (The sequence of the model RefSeq protein was modified relative to this genomic sequence to represent the inferred CDS: deleted 1 base in 1 codon; substituted 1 base at 1 genomic stop codon), which yields MELSAQAPRVFVHYGIPSTASILAFDPIQRLLAIGTLDGRIKVIGGDNIEGLLISPKALPFKNLEFLQNQGFLVSVSNENEIQVWDLRKRCISSNIQWESNITAFSVIPSTHFIYLGDEYGFLSVLKHDAEGGKLIQLPYHIPPNLVAEGSGISLPDNQSVVGVLSQPRSYGNRVLVAYENGLIILWDVTEDRAVHVRYHKDLQLKEGPVFNFSNNESHTCQSDSPENDHGEKDISSLCWVSPDGSALAVGYVDGDILLWNLSVPDNVKSQRSQNMFNDVVKIQLSSGGRRLPVIVLHWSSNKAQNSRGGLLFAYGGEDIGSEEVLTILNLEWSAGLVQLKCVERVDLTLHGSFADVIITPKAHEPDNFSSTSLFILTNPGTTAFLRFRFFVYLQAWDRTXSSVHAFQYHSIIPTVEPCMTVGKLYLMGRDSSFFCELSEFSPAKLQEDDVLTGRGSRWPLTGGVPCHLSAAANKLQKMYIGGYQDGSVRIWDATSPVLSLVSVLRLKIEGIQVSGASSAVSALGFSSITLTLAVGNESGVVLIYILQGNSNQTILTLITETSRDDQHLPHAESNRCSAIFSLLNSPVRVLQFLNSGVRLLVGYESGQVAILDTSLLSVLTITDYLSSSRSPIISVAVKTFPDTHENNINNSENEIVSESTTELAFVLTRDAHAVLIDCSRGNMVNSKTIFPKENSMAIGMYLLEGNRPLSERSKNVFVMSTEHVDAENQPLQSSLENLSGLSSVEGHMQPTCLGDETLESYILLCCNDAVYTYSLKSFFQGDCNFVRLLNLEKPCSWTTIFKKNAEEYGLIFVYQTGEIEIRSFPDLELVGDTSLKSILRWSFKNNMEKTMCASDEGQITLVNGCEFAFISLLAFENEFSLENLPCLHDEALAAAADADVNFTLNQKKAQSAMPGFISNMIKGLKGGEGEQNMSYMESREIMIARLDGMFSRFPFSDPFGSFDKEDLELGIDDIDIDEPVVVSTSQKSSNDIKEKGRERERLFEGGYSDNHPKVRTREEIIAKYRNTGDAAASASQAKDKLLERGEKLDKLGKRTAELQSGAESFASMANELAKTMEKRKWWNI from the exons ATGGAATTATCGGCCCAGGCACCCCGTGTTTTTGTTCATTATGGGATCCCGTCTACCGCATCAATTCTTGCCTTTGACCCCATCCAGCGCCTCTTGGCAATAGGGACACT GGATGGCAGGATTAAAGTGATAGGTGGTGACAACATTGAAGGCCTTCTCATATCTCCAAAAGCCTTGCCCTTTAAAAACTTAGAG TTCCTGCAAAACCAAGGTTTTTTAGTGAGTGTCTCCAATGAAAATGAAATTCAG GTTTGGGATCTAAGAAAGAGGTGTATATCTTCTAATATTCAGTGGGAGTCCAATATAACAGCATTTTCTGTTATTCCATCTACCCATTTCAT TTATCTAGGAGATGAATACGGATTCTTATCTGTGTTGAAGCATGATGCTGAAGGAGGGAAACTTATTCAATTGCCGTATCACATTCCTCCTAATCTTGTAGCTG AAGGATCTGGGATCTCATTGCCTGATAATCAGTCCGTTGTTGGTGTGCTCTCCCAACCTCGTTCATATGGAAACAG GGTTTTGGTTGCTTATGAGAATGGGTTGATTATTCTGTGGGATGTTACTGAAGATAGAGCTGTACATGTTAGATACCACAAGGATCTCCAGCTAAAAGAGGGACCagtttttaatttttccaaTAATGAGAGCCACACGTGCCAAAGTGATTCACCAGAAAATGACCATGGAGAGAAGGACATAAGTTCTCTCTGTTGGGTGTCTCCTGATGGGTCAGCATTAGCTGTTGGTTATGTGGATGGGGATATCTTGCTTTGGAACCTGTCAGTACCTGACAATGTTAAAAGTCAGAGAAGCCAAAACATGTTCAACGATGTTGTTAAGATACAATTATCATCTGGAGGTAGAAGACTTCCCGTCATTGTCTTGCATTGGTCTTCGAACAAAGCACAAAATAGTCGTGGAGGCCTACTTTTTGCATATGGTGGTGAAGACATTGGATCTGAAGAAGTTTTGACT ATCCTCAATCTTGAATGGTCTGCTGGGTTAGTACAACTGAAGTGTGTGGAGCGTGTTGACCTTACGCTCCATGGATCATTTGCTGATGTAATTATAACACCAAAGGCTCATGAGCCTGACAACTTTAGCTCAACTTCATTATTTATATTGACCAATCCAGGGACAACTGCATTTCTACGATTTCGCTTCTTTGTCTATCTTCAAGCCTGGGACAGGACATAATCA TCAGTCCATGCATTTCAGTATCATTCAATAATACCCACTGTGGAACCATGTATGACCGTGGGAAAGCTTTATTTGATGGGTAGAGATAGCAGTTTCTTCTGTGAACTTTCAGAG TTTTCACCTGCCAAGCTACAAGAGGATGATGTGTTGACCGGGAGGGGTTCGCGGTGGCCTCTGACTGGTGGTGTTCCTTGTCATCTGTCTGCTGCTGCAAATAAACTTCAGAAGATGTATATAGGAGGATATCAAGATGGATCTGTTCGAATATGGGATGCCACTTCTCCAGTTCTGTCACTTGTTTCTGTTTTACGATTGAAG ATAGAAGGAATTCAAGTTTCTGGTGCAAGTTCAGCAGTATCAGCATTGGGCTTTTCTTCTATCACCTTGACCTTAGCTGTTGGCAATGAAAGCGGAGTG GTTTTGATTTATATACTTCAAGGCAATTCCAACCAGACAATCTTGACCCTGATAACTGAAACCAGTCGTGATG ACCAACATTTGCCACATGCAGAGAGCAACCGATGTTCAGCTATATTTTCCTTACTGAATTCTCCTGTACGTGTCTTACAGTTTTTAAATTCTGGAGTCAGACTTCTTGTCGGATATGAAAGTGGGCAG GTTGCTATACTTGATACTAGTTTATTGTCAGTGTTAACTATAACAGATTATTTGTCTAGCTCAAGGTCACCAATCATTTCAGTGGCGGTGAAAACTTTTCCAGATACTCATGAAAACAATATAAATAATTCTGAAAATGAAATTGTTAGTGAATCTACCACAGAGCTTGCTTTTGTATTAACTAGAGATGCGCACGCAGTCTTAATAGATTGTTCCAGAGGCAATATGGTGAACTCTAAAACAATATTTCCGAAGGAAAATTCAATGGCAATAGGCATGTATTTACTAG AAGGAAATCGTCCTCTCTCTGAAAGGTCAAAAAACGTTTTTGTGATGTCTACTGAGCATGTTGATGCTGAAAATCAACCTTTGCAATCCAGTCTTGAAAATCTGAGTGGTTTGTCCAGCGTGGAAGGCCACATGCAACCCACATGTTTAGGGGACGAGACATTGGAATCCTATATTTTATTGTGTTGCAATGATGCTGTGTACACATACTCCTTAAAGTCTTTCTTTCAG GGTGATTGTAACTTTGTACGTTTACTGAATCTTGAGAAACCATGTTCCTGGACTACAATCTTCAAGAAAAATGCGGAAGAGTATGGATTGATCTTTGTTTATCAAACTGGAGAAATTGAAATACG GTCTTTTCCAGATCTTGAACTGGTGGGAGATACCTCATTGAAGTCAATTCTTAGGTGGAGCTTCAAAAATAATATGGAGAAGACAATGTGTGCTTCCGACGAAGGGCAGATTACCTTG GTCAATGGGTGTGAATTTGCTTTTATATCTCTTCTGGCCTTCGAAAATGAATTTAG CCTCGAAAATCTACCTTGTCTACATGATGAAGCCCTTGCTGCCGCTGCAGATGCTGATGTTAATTTCACTCTAAACCAAAAGAAGGCACAG AGTGCAATGCCCGGATTTATTAGTAATATGATCAAGGGTTTAAAAGGGGGTGAAGGAGAGCAGAATATGAGTTACATGGAATCTCGTGAAATCATGATTGCGCGTTTGGATGGAATGTTTTCAAGGTTCCCATTCTCTGACCCCTTTGGTTCTTTTGATAAAGAAGATTTGGAACTTGGCATAG ATGATATTGACATAGATGAGCCAGTTGTTGTGTCAACTTCACAAAAGAGTAGTAATGACATAAAAG AGAAGggtagagagagagagagattatTTGAAGGTGGTTATTCTGACAATCATCCAAAGGTTCGAACACGCGAGGAAATTATTGCAAAATACAGGAACACAGGA GATGCTGCAGCTTCGGCTTCTCAAGCAAAGGATAAACTTCTAGAACGGGGGGAGAAACTTGAT AAACTTGGCAAAAGGACAGCCGAGCTACAAAGTGGTGCTGAAAGCTTTGCGTCAATGGCAAATGAGCTTGCTAAGACGATGGAAAAACGCAAGTGGTGGAACATATGA
- the LOC140819863 gene encoding N-(5'-phosphoribosyl)anthranilate isomerase 1, chloroplastic isoform X1, whose translation MFSGVRVGNHLQPSVFTKPICSGLEGKEMILLNRVFPKMKMTRSSNQSTIVSLADIGYKEDRPLVKMCGITSARDAAKAAEAGANFIGMIMWPNSKRSISLPIAKEISKVAREHGAVPVGVFVDDDAETILRASNEAELGYVQLHGNGSRNDFHTVARESKVIYVLHANEDGDLLNLITDEECSVVDWVLVDSAKGGSGKGFNWSKFKLPPITSKKGWFLAGGVNPENVCKALSILRPHGIDVSSGICGPDGIQKDELQIQSFMKAVNSVHY comes from the exons ATGTTCTCAG GTGTAAGAGTGGGAAATCATCTTCAACCAAGTGTTTTTACTAAGCCGATATGTTCAG GTTTAGAAGGGAAagaaatgattttattaaatagGGTCTTCCCAAAGATGAAAATGACACGATCATCAAACCAATCAACAATAGTTTCACTTGCTGATATAGGATACAAAGAAGACAGACCTTTAGTCAAAATGTGTGGAATCACATCAGCTAGAGATGCTGCCAAAGCAGCAGAAGCTGGTGCaaattttattgggatgattaTGTGGCCCAACTCAAAACGGTCCATCTCACTTCCTATTGCAAAAGAGATTTCAAAAGTGGCTCGAGAACATGGAGCTGTACCTGTTGGGGTATTTGTAGATGACGACGCAGAAACGATTTTAAGAGCGTCTAATGAAGCAGAACTTGGATATGTTCAG CTACATGGAAATGGTTCAAGGAATGATTTTCATACTGTGGCGAGAGAGAGTAAAGTAATTTATGTTCTTCATGCGAATGAGGATGGCGATCTTCTGAATTTAATAACTGATGAAGAATGTTCTGTTGTTGATTGGGTTCTTGTGGATAGTGCCAAAGGTGGAAG TGGTAAAGGGTTTAATTGGTCAAAATTTAAGCTTCCGCCAATTACAAGCAAAAAAGGATGGTTCCTTGCTGGAGGAGTTAACCCTGAGAATGTATGCAAAGCTCTTTCTATACTTAGGCCGCATGGAATCGATGTGAGTAGTGGCATTTGTGGTCCAGATGGCATACAGAAAGATGAACTCCAAATACAATCATTCATGAAAGCAGTCAATTCAGTGCATTACTGA
- the LOC140819863 gene encoding N-(5'-phosphoribosyl)anthranilate isomerase 1, chloroplastic isoform X2: protein MFSGVRVGNHLQPSVFTKPICSGYKEDRPLVKMCGITSARDAAKAAEAGANFIGMIMWPNSKRSISLPIAKEISKVAREHGAVPVGVFVDDDAETILRASNEAELGYVQLHGNGSRNDFHTVARESKVIYVLHANEDGDLLNLITDEECSVVDWVLVDSAKGGSGKGFNWSKFKLPPITSKKGWFLAGGVNPENVCKALSILRPHGIDVSSGICGPDGIQKDELQIQSFMKAVNSVHY from the exons ATGTTCTCAG GTGTAAGAGTGGGAAATCATCTTCAACCAAGTGTTTTTACTAAGCCGATATGTTCAG GATACAAAGAAGACAGACCTTTAGTCAAAATGTGTGGAATCACATCAGCTAGAGATGCTGCCAAAGCAGCAGAAGCTGGTGCaaattttattgggatgattaTGTGGCCCAACTCAAAACGGTCCATCTCACTTCCTATTGCAAAAGAGATTTCAAAAGTGGCTCGAGAACATGGAGCTGTACCTGTTGGGGTATTTGTAGATGACGACGCAGAAACGATTTTAAGAGCGTCTAATGAAGCAGAACTTGGATATGTTCAG CTACATGGAAATGGTTCAAGGAATGATTTTCATACTGTGGCGAGAGAGAGTAAAGTAATTTATGTTCTTCATGCGAATGAGGATGGCGATCTTCTGAATTTAATAACTGATGAAGAATGTTCTGTTGTTGATTGGGTTCTTGTGGATAGTGCCAAAGGTGGAAG TGGTAAAGGGTTTAATTGGTCAAAATTTAAGCTTCCGCCAATTACAAGCAAAAAAGGATGGTTCCTTGCTGGAGGAGTTAACCCTGAGAATGTATGCAAAGCTCTTTCTATACTTAGGCCGCATGGAATCGATGTGAGTAGTGGCATTTGTGGTCCAGATGGCATACAGAAAGATGAACTCCAAATACAATCATTCATGAAAGCAGTCAATTCAGTGCATTACTGA
- the LOC140819884 gene encoding zinc finger CCCH domain-containing protein 29-like: MCTGSKSKLCPSELEMEAKFQENKRRVSCKKSANLLELAATDDLAGFIYEIEEMCSDVNEVSDWYGRSFGTTKMGYEERTPMMIASLYGSLEVLKYIVGTGKVDVNRACGSDGATPLHCAAAGGSWASVEVVKFLIGVSGDINSIDAYGKKPCDLIAPCVKFSNNSKRRILEMLLKGIKIESGDEEEEGSDMPRVKEGGEKKEYPVDVSLPDINHGIYGSDEFRMYSFKVKPCSRAYSHDWTECPFVHPGENARRRDLRKHHYTCVPCPEFKKGSCVKGDSCEYAHGVFESWLHPAQYRTRLCKDETGCARKVCFFAHKPEELRPLYAATGSAMPSPNSVSMNSMDMTSLSPLSLGSSSLMLPSTSTPPMSPSVTCSSPMGGNMWQNKLNLITPPAMQLPGSRLKTTFRARDVDLEVGLEKIHAQNQRQQLVEEMASLSSPYPRISNLQPTNLDDIFGSLDPSLLSQLQGLSAKNSPTSHQIHQNTNQLRAGYPANFSSAPARKQPSSYGFDSSAAVAAAVMNSRANSFSKRSQSFIDRGTGVGYRSSLSSSANSPSPMPSMFSDWNSPDGKVNWGFNDDEMNKLRKSASFGFRNNNANASGAMAPCTVDEPDVSWVNYSVKDTPSGGIRPHSTEQSLHGRIHEMAPSWIDQLYMEQEQMVA, translated from the coding sequence ATGTGCACCGGTTCAAAGAGTAAGCTTTGCCCTTCTGAATTGGAAATGGAGgccaaatttcaagaaaataagAGAAGGGTTTCGTGTAAAAAAAGTGCAAACTtactggaattggcggctactGATGATTTGGCTGGCTTTATATATGAAATAGAAGAGATGTGTTCTGATGTGAATGAAGTAAGCGATTGGTATGGCAGAAGTTTTGGTACAACGAAGATGGGGTATGAAGAGAGAACCCCGATGATGATTGCTTCTTTGTACGGAAGTCTAGAGGTTTTGAAGTATATTGTTGGAACTGGAAAAGTTGATGTCAACAGAGCGTGTGGCTCGGATGGAGCTACGCCACTCCATTGTGCTGCTGCCGGTGGTTCGTGGGCCTCGGTTGAGGTTGTCAAGTTCTTGATCGGTGTCTCTGGGGATATCAATTCTATTGATGCCTATGGGAAGAAACCGTGTGATTTGATTGCTCCATGTGTTAAGTTTTCGAACAATTCTAAGAGGAGAATCTTGGAAATGTTGTTGAAAGGGATCAAAATTGAGTCAGGTGATGAGGAGGAAGAAGGGAGTGATATGCCTCGGGTTAAAGAAGGGGGTGAGAAGAAAGAGTATCCTGTTGATGTGTCTTTGCCCGATATCAACCATGGGATCTACGGAAGTGATGAGTTCAGGATGTATAGTTTCAAGGTGAAGCCTTGCTCGAGGGCTTATTCTCACGACTGGACGGAGTGCCCTTTTGTCCATCCTGGGGAGAATGCGAGGAGGCGTGATTTGAGGAAGCATCACTACACTTGTGTCCCGTGTCCCGAgttcaagaagggaagttgtGTGAAGGGAGATTCTTGCGAATATGCTCATGGTGTTTTTGAATCTTGGCTTCATCCAGCTCAATACAGGACACGTCTCTGCAAGGATGAGACAGGCTGCGCACGAAAAGTGTGCTTCTTTGCTCACAAACCCGAAGAGCTTCGTCCTTTGTATGCTGCCACCGGTTCTGCTATGCCTTCtccaaattctgtttcaatgaATTCAATGGACATGACTTCATTAAGCCCTTTGTCACTTGGTTCGTCCTCTTTGATGCTGCCTAGTACTTCAACACCACCCATGTCGCCCTCAGTTACTTGTTCGTCTCCAATGGGCGGAAACATGTGGCAGAACAAGTTGAACCTTATAACCCCACCTGCCATGCAGCTCCCCGGTAGCCGACTCAAAACTACTTTTCGCGCACGAGATGTGGATTTGGAGGTGGGATTGGAGAAAATCCATGCTCAGAACCAACGCCAGCAATTAGTTGAGGAGATGGCGAGCCTGTCTTCCCCATATCCAAGAATCAGCAATTTACAGCCCACGAATCTAGATGACATATTTGGGTCGTTGGACCCTTCATTGTTATCTCAATTACAGGGTCTCTCAGCCAAGAATTCTCCTACCAGTCATCAGATTCACCAGAACACAAACCAACTCCGAGCCGGTTACCCCGCAAACTTCTCATCAGCACCAGCAAGAAAACAGCCCTCGTCATATGGTTTTGATTCCTCTGCTGCTGTCGCTGCAGCAGTCATGAATTCAAGAGCCAACTCCTTCTCCAAACGCAGCCAAAGCTTCATTGACCGTGGTACTGGAGTTGGCTACCGATCCAGCCTTTCCAGTTCTGCTAATTCTCCCAGTCCAATGCCATCAATGTTTTCAGATTGGAACTCACCAGATGGGAAGGTGAACTGGGGTTTTAACGATGACGAAATGAATAAGCTTAGAAAGTCGGCTTCTTTTGGTTTTCGAAACAATAATGCCAATGCGTCTGGGGCCATGGCTCCTTGTACTGTCGACGAGCCGGATGTTTCTTGGGTTAATTACTCGGTGAAGGACACCCCATCTGGTGGCATCAGACCTCATAGTACGGAGCAAAGCCTGCACGGCAGAATTCATGAAATGGCACCGAGTTGGATCGATCAATTGTACATGGAGCAGGAACAGATGGTCGCTTAA